A genomic region of Acidimicrobiia bacterium contains the following coding sequences:
- a CDS encoding YebC/PmpR family DNA-binding transcriptional regulator produces the protein MSGHSKWSSIKHQKGAADAARGKVFAKMARQIEVAARAGGGDLEANASLRLMVSKARGVSMPKDNIDRAIKRGTGEIEGVSYTAINYEGYATHGVAIYVETLTDNKNRTGPEIRTIFSKAGGSLAEPGAVAWQFARKGVIDVPIDSTTEDELMEVALEAGAEDLNNLGDRFQVVTDGHDLFAVKTALIEKGFQVTSDDLTMLPTTLVPIENPDHAQSVLKVIDALEEHDDVQNVYANCDISDEIIEQLS, from the coding sequence ATGAGCGGTCATTCTAAATGGTCTTCCATCAAACATCAAAAAGGTGCTGCAGATGCTGCACGTGGAAAAGTATTTGCAAAAATGGCGCGCCAGATAGAAGTTGCGGCCCGTGCTGGTGGAGGAGACCTCGAAGCCAATGCATCATTACGACTAATGGTATCCAAAGCTCGTGGTGTATCAATGCCAAAAGACAACATTGATCGTGCAATAAAAAGAGGTACAGGTGAAATCGAAGGTGTTTCATATACGGCAATAAATTATGAAGGCTATGCAACCCATGGTGTAGCAATTTACGTTGAAACATTGACAGATAATAAGAATCGTACAGGCCCAGAAATTAGAACTATATTTTCTAAAGCTGGAGGTTCTCTTGCCGAGCCTGGAGCAGTCGCCTGGCAATTCGCAAGAAAAGGTGTAATTGATGTTCCTATTGATTCAACTACAGAAGATGAATTGATGGAAGTTGCATTAGAAGCTGGAGCTGAGGATCTAAATAATCTTGGTGATAGATTCCAAGTAGTTACAGACGGCCATGATTTATTTGCAGTTAAAACTGCACTTATCGAAAAAGGATTCCAAGTTACTTCAGATGATCTAACAATGTTGCCTACAACTTTGGTACCTATTGAAAATCCTGATCATGCTCAATCCGTATTGAAAGTTATCGATGCTTTAGAAGAACATGATGATGTGCAGAATGTATACGCAAACTGCGATATTAGCGATGAGATTATTGAACAACTCTCCTAA
- the ruvC gene encoding crossover junction endodeoxyribonuclease RuvC, with amino-acid sequence MFARILGIDPGLTRCGYGLIMSGQRRDISIISNGILSTPKENTTTERIKEIHQDIDLLIREFKPDVIAIEKVFFQANVSTAISVAQVSGVVHSVASSLSIPVFEYTPTQIKNAVTGDGQADKIQIQTMVTRLLNLNQIPEPADAADALAVAITHSLFQQAPSEGNDSESAIYAGSKLHDAIANAITSQNLQKQKIVSNSVKKNIIRKAKPDREYELPKKREGITR; translated from the coding sequence ATGTTCGCGCGAATATTAGGTATTGATCCAGGATTAACCCGATGCGGTTACGGCTTAATAATGTCCGGGCAAAGACGAGATATTTCAATAATTTCTAACGGTATATTATCTACACCCAAAGAGAACACCACAACTGAGCGTATAAAAGAAATTCACCAAGATATAGATTTACTAATACGTGAATTTAAACCAGATGTAATAGCTATAGAAAAAGTTTTTTTTCAGGCAAATGTATCTACTGCTATAAGTGTCGCACAGGTTAGCGGTGTAGTGCACTCTGTTGCTTCATCATTGTCTATACCAGTTTTTGAATATACGCCTACACAAATAAAAAATGCTGTGACCGGTGATGGGCAAGCTGACAAAATTCAAATACAAACCATGGTCACAAGATTGTTGAATCTAAATCAAATTCCAGAGCCAGCAGATGCTGCAGATGCTTTAGCTGTAGCAATTACTCATTCTTTATTTCAACAGGCACCATCAGAGGGTAATGATTCCGAGAGTGCAATATATGCGGGTTCTAAATTACATGATGCAATAGCTAATGCGATCACATCACAAAATTTACAAAAACAAAAAATAGTGTCAAACTCTGTAAAGAAAAATATTATTCGAAAGGCAAAACCTG
- the pdxT gene encoding pyridoxal 5'-phosphate synthase glutaminase subunit PdxT: MDRSIKLNIGILALQGAFKLHQVMFEEIALDYAKHDIAITTKLVLKDIDLENIDAIVVPGGESTVLNKHLERSGLGKLLFEKINSGLFAFGTCAGLILLSQDKKILNCEIQRNAYGTQKDSFMATVDLIPTNEKIEVAFIRAPKIISISKDVNAIVKYKDKIVGVQSQSAIGVTFHNEVTNDSALHRFFVDTLIKRLACTQ, encoded by the coding sequence GTGGATAGGTCTATAAAATTAAATATTGGGATTTTAGCTTTACAAGGAGCATTTAAATTACATCAAGTGATGTTTGAAGAAATTGCTTTAGATTACGCAAAACATGATATTGCTATTACGACCAAGCTTGTTCTTAAAGATATTGATTTAGAAAATATTGATGCAATTGTTGTACCTGGTGGTGAATCTACGGTATTAAATAAACATTTAGAACGTAGTGGCTTGGGCAAGCTACTTTTTGAAAAAATAAATTCAGGACTATTTGCTTTCGGTACATGTGCAGGGCTTATCTTGCTTTCTCAAGATAAAAAGATATTGAATTGTGAGATACAAAGAAATGCTTATGGTACTCAAAAAGATAGCTTCATGGCTACAGTCGATTTAATTCCAACTAATGAAAAAATTGAGGTCGCATTTATACGAGCACCAAAAATAATTTCAATTTCAAAAGATGTTAACGCGATAGTCAAATATAAAGACAAAATCGTAGGAGTACAGTCGCAAAGTGCAATAGGTGTAACTTTTCATAATGAAGTAACTAATGATTCTGCTCTACACAGATTTTTCGTAGATACATTAATAAAGCGATTAGCATGTACACAATAG